AGCCAATCAACATATTTATCGCCACTTAAACCAGGCGGTAGCTCTGTTGGCAAATACTCCAGTGGGTCAAACGATCCATATTGCTCTGCGAGTGCAGAAAACAGTTCATCTAGTTTTGCGCTGCGGAAGGCGTGTGCTAATTGGTCGCGCAACTGATCATTTGATAGATCTGAGGATTCTGTAATTTGCTGATGCGTCAAATAAAATGCCGCACGCATTTCAGCTATCATCAATGGCAATATATCGTCAACAAAATCAAGCTGTCCTTCTTTGTTTTGCTTACGTAATTGTAACTGTAAACCCGGGGTTATAAAAAGAGGCTGATGTCGTTTTCTTGTTGTTGTTGTCTCAGGCCTTACTCTAAATGGAAGCCCTGTGCGGGAGTATAATACAATCAGTGGCTCGTTCCCTGAAGGAAGATAGTGACTCAGGCCATCCTCACGGATATACCGACCACCCCTGCCGCTACTTAACGAGGCAAGAACATCCATTGTTGCGAGACCGAAGCCTTCCACCCCCACGACTGTACCGGCATCTATTTCTGCAATACTTGCAGGCAATGGATAAACATCAGTGATATGACGCTTAGTTTGCGTTACCACTTTTCGACCTGTATGCCCCAGTGTGAGAAAAAGTTTATCAACTTCGATATCGATTTGGGCTTCGCTCGAAATTAGAAAGCCGCCTTCGGTTGTAGTTTGTAATTTAATGGCGCGCTCTCTATGTAGCTGTAAGCTAACATTAGGAGGAAGGATCGATGTAATATTTTCAAAACTCCAAGCCAAATACTCGCCAATCAATCGTCGCGGTAAAAAGTCTGTCTGGGCAACCAATTTCTGGTCAGTTGCATCAGGCTGCTCGTTAAAACTAATACCACGAGCAATGCACCATTGGTAAAAGTCAGGTCCTGTACGTTCTATAGCGCTCTGATTGGCAGCATAATCGGGGAAAACAGAAAGCTGAAAAGCCACAGTATTTAATAATAAATAATCTGGCTGATCACAACTATGCAAACCAACTCCTGGCTGATTAGGTTCGAATATTATTATATGTAAGTGCTGTTCCTTGAGTTCTGTGGCCAAAGCTAGCAAGCGTTCAAGAATTGCCAAACCTCTCGAGCCTAAACCGATAATACCGACTCGGAGTAACGTGGGAACTTCAAATTTGGGGGTTACCATCTGTTTGTTTCCTCAAAAAAATGAGGAATTGCAATGGCGTGGTTTTGCTCAAGAGCTTCATCATAAATTGCTTTTCCTAGGGCCAGGTCTAGTATGCCCATCCCGAAAGGGGAGTAAACCAATGGACGGCTGTCATCGACACTGATTTGTCCGCGAATAAGCTCAGCCAGAGTTCCTGTAACAAAATCACGACTTCCAGTCAATTGCTCCGCCAAATGCGGGCTGGTGCTTGCTTTTAGACAATGGTCGACATCATCAAAGATATTCCAAGCTCCGACAATTAGTTCAGGAGCTATATCTCGTAAGGAGATATTCAATACAATTTGCCCCGGTCTGAATCGCATAGGTTCCAACACATAGGGCGTGCCAGCATTCGTTGCAAATACCACGATATCGGCTTCAAGAGCGGCAGAGAGATCTATCGCGACCCCTGTTTCTGCATCACTTTGCTCTGCAGCATAGTTACTGAAGGCTTGTGCAGAAGCTGCGTCTTTATCGTAAACAGAAACTTTTTGTAGTTGCCAATCATCCGCAAAAAACATATCTAAAATGTTGCGCGCAATAATGCCTGCCCCAATAAAGGCAATGCTTTCTACTTTTCGATGCTGTTTATTAAGCCAAAAAGCGCCTAGTACAGCAGATGCAGCAGTTCGAGCAGCACTGATCAGAGATGCCTCTAGACAAGCAAAGGGGTAGCCAGTTTCTTGGTCATTCAAAATTAATACCGCAGAAGCACGAGGAATGCCTTGGCGAATATTATCCGGGAAGCTTGAAATCCACTTAATCCCAGAAACATTGACATCTGAATGAATCGACGCAGGTAACGCGATAATTCTATTTTTCTCATTTTGTGGGAAGCGTAGAAAGTAGCTATCCGGATTGACGGTTTCTCCATCGTGATGTGCAAGATAACTCGCTTCAACACTGTTAAGAGTCTGACGTGGGTTTTCGGCTAAAATCTTCTTAATTACAGCGCCAGGAATTATATTAAATTCAAACATATAAGATCAAAAATCCAAATAAGTTAACAAGATATTAAGCTAGCAAAATGGGGGTGCGCTCTTCTGGCTCGCCCTCAAGGATCGTTCCAAAATGGCTTTCCACCCACAAATCATCATAAATTGTGTCCAAATAGCGCTCCCCTAAGTCAGGAGAAATAGCAACAACTGTCGCGTCTTTAGGAAGTCGTGCACTCCAAGCTTTAACAGCGGCAAGAACAGTACCAGTTGAGCCTCCAGCCAATAAACCGTTACTGCTCGCCATGTAGCGGCACATTTTGACTGCTTCCGACTCTGCGATCATTTCAAAGGCATAAATACCTTTCGGTGAATATATTTCAGGACGACGGCTTGTCCCTAAGCCTGGGATATACCGCTTGGATGGCGCAAAACCAAAAGTCACTGAGCCGATGCTATCTACCGCTATAACTTTTGTTTCTGGATGAAATTCATTGAAATACTTTACGCAGCCCATCAGAGTCCCGCCGGTTCCTGCGCCTATAAATAGATAATCAATTTTTTCAAATGTGTCTGCAATTGCTTGTGCAGTTCTTCTGTAATGAGTAAGTGGATTTTCAGGGTTTGCATACTGGTTTAGCCAGCAATAATGTGCATCCTGTTTCAACATTTGCTGTATGTAAGCAATGCGCGACCCTAAAAATCCACCATTTTCATCCCTCTGGTCAATCACGATTACGTCGGCACCAAATGCTTTCATCATTTTTATGTTGTGTGCTGAAGTATTTGGATCAACAACGCAAGTAAATTGATAACCGCGTTCCGCACAAATCATGCTTAGGGCTACACCTAGACTACCTGAAGAAGACTCAATCAAC
The sequence above is a segment of the Deefgea piscis genome. Coding sequences within it:
- a CDS encoding FAD/NAD(P)-binding protein, which gives rise to MVTPKFEVPTLLRVGIIGLGSRGLAILERLLALATELKEQHLHIIIFEPNQPGVGLHSCDQPDYLLLNTVAFQLSVFPDYAANQSAIERTGPDFYQWCIARGISFNEQPDATDQKLVAQTDFLPRRLIGEYLAWSFENITSILPPNVSLQLHRERAIKLQTTTEGGFLISSEAQIDIEVDKLFLTLGHTGRKVVTQTKRHITDVYPLPASIAEIDAGTVVGVEGFGLATMDVLASLSSGRGGRYIREDGLSHYLPSGNEPLIVLYSRTGLPFRVRPETTTTRKRHQPLFITPGLQLQLRKQNKEGQLDFVDDILPLMIAEMRAAFYLTHQQITESSDLSNDQLRDQLAHAFRSAKLDELFSALAEQYGSFDPLEYLPTELPPGLSGDKYVDWLVQFIKEDLAEGASGLTNSPIKAALEVWRDLRDTLRSLIDFKGLNETSHRDFYSSWVPLINRTVAGPQKERHQDFLALIAAGVVKLANPGDEPVWLEHKERYQLNSNHLPELDWLISARLPSSGLLNTDSSVLADLFSAGIVRPVYNSQGLDGVEIVGHGSPLNQAGCKVENLWVLGPLTEGATYYNHYIPSAGAYSRALSDAQGAVLECLGILAEPLIEKDCYDFCLP
- the sbnB gene encoding 2,3-diaminopropionate biosynthesis protein SbnB, which codes for MFEFNIIPGAVIKKILAENPRQTLNSVEASYLAHHDGETVNPDSYFLRFPQNEKNRIIALPASIHSDVNVSGIKWISSFPDNIRQGIPRASAVLILNDQETGYPFACLEASLISAARTAASAVLGAFWLNKQHRKVESIAFIGAGIIARNILDMFFADDWQLQKVSVYDKDAASAQAFSNYAAEQSDAETGVAIDLSAALEADIVVFATNAGTPYVLEPMRFRPGQIVLNISLRDIAPELIVGAWNIFDDVDHCLKASTSPHLAEQLTGSRDFVTGTLAELIRGQISVDDSRPLVYSPFGMGILDLALGKAIYDEALEQNHAIAIPHFFEETNRW
- the sbnA gene encoding 2,3-diaminopropionate biosynthesis protein SbnA is translated as MHVQGLGIKKLYLKLEALNPAGSVKIKAALGMIEDLEARGQITPDTKLIESSSGSLGVALSMICAERGYQFTCVVDPNTSAHNIKMMKAFGADVIVIDQRDENGGFLGSRIAYIQQMLKQDAHYCWLNQYANPENPLTHYRRTAQAIADTFEKIDYLFIGAGTGGTLMGCVKYFNEFHPETKVIAVDSIGSVTFGFAPSKRYIPGLGTSRRPEIYSPKGIYAFEMIAESEAVKMCRYMASSNGLLAGGSTGTVLAAVKAWSARLPKDATVVAISPDLGERYLDTIYDDLWVESHFGTILEGEPEERTPILLA